A segment of the Candidatus Brevundimonas phytovorans genome:
AGCCTATCGCATCGGCTGCGGCCGCAGCGCGAGGCTGCGCGCCCTGTGGGGGGCCGCCGCCGTGGGCTAACAGGCCCGCCTAGTAGGCCTGAGCCTCGGCCGCGCGTTCTTCCAGATGGCCATCCTTCAGGGCGAAGACACGATCCATGTGACCGGCCAGCTCCATATTGTGGGTGGCGATCAGGGCGGCGACGCCCGTGGTCTTGGCCAGTTCGCGCAGGGACTCGAACACCGCATGGCTATTGGTCGGGTCCAGATTGCCAGTGGGTTCGTCGGCCAGCAGCAGGCGCGGGCTGTTGGCCAGCGAGCGGGCGATGGCGACGCGCTGCTGCTCGCCGCCCGACAACTGGGCGGGTTGGTGCAGGAAGCGTTCGCCCAAACCCAGGCTGGTCAGCAGAGCCTCGGCCCGGCGGCGCGCCTCAGCCTCGGAATGACCGGCGATGCGCATCGGCAGCGCCACGTTATCCCGCGCATCAAATTCCGGCAGCAGGTGGTGGAATTGATAGACGAAACCGATGCGCGACAGACGCAGACGCGTGCGCGCTCGCTCGTCCAGACCGCCGACGTCCTCGCCGTCGATCATGACCTGACCGCTGGTGGGACGCTCCAGCAATCCAGCGGCGTGCAGCAGGCTGGACTTGCCCGAACCTGAGGGTCCGATCAGGCCGACGACCTCGCCCGGCATGATGTCCAGATCGACGCCCTTCAGCACCGTCAGCCCGCCCGAGGCGGTCGGATAGGTGCGGGTGATCCCGCGCAGGCGAAGCGTCGGCGTGGTGTTCAGCGGACTATTCAAAGCGCAGGGCCTCCACCGGGTCGATCCGCGACGCGTTCCACGACGGCGGCAGGCTGGCGAGGCAGCTCATGAAGAAGGAGAAGACCGCGACCCAGGTCACGTCCCACGGATCCACCAGGGCCGGAATGGCGTCCAGCATATAGACGTCGGCGTTGAACAGCTGAACCCCCAGCAGGGCCTCGAGGAAGTGCTGGATCGCGCCGATGTTCAGGCAGAACAGCAGGCCCAGCACCAGACCGGCGATGGTGCCGCCGATGCCGATGGCCGCGCCCGATATGAAGAAGATGCGCAGGATCGACGAGGGGCTGGCCCCCACGGTGCGCAGGATGGCGATATCGCGGGTCTTGTTCTTCACCAGCATGACAATGCCGGAAATAATGTTCATGGCGGCGATGGCCACGACCAGACCCAGGATGATGCTCATGGCCACGCGCTCGACCTTGAGGGCGCCCCAGAAGGCGGCCAGACGCACGCGCCAGTCGGTGACGATGCTGCCCGGCCCGGCGGCCTGCTGCACCGGCGTCAGCAGGGTTTCAACCTGATCGGGCTCGGCCACCTTCATCTCGATCACGTCCCAGAGGCCGTCCTTGCCGAAGAAGAGCTGGGCCTGTTCCAGCGGCATGAAGATGAAGGCGCGGTCGTAGTCAGCGGTGCCGGAGCTGAAGATGCCGCCAACGCGATAGGTCTTTTCCAGACCGCCGAGGTTGCCAAAGGCGCTGTCGGCGCCGGTCGGCGAATAGATAGACAGGGCGCTGCCCACGCTCAGACCCATCTGGTCGGCCAGAGCCTTGCCGATCAGGATGTTGTCGCCACCATAGGCGCCCTGACCGAAGGAGGCGCGCATCTCGGGCGTCAGGCTGTCATAGACGAACTTGGTCGAGGCGAGATCCTGCGGACGCACGCCGCGGACGACGCCGCCCGTCATCTGACCGCCCGCGCGGAACATGGCGGGCGATTCCGTCAGCGGCGACACCGAGACCACGCCGGGCACGTCGGAAATCCGCTTCAGCGCCGCCTCGCGGTCGGGAGAGGTCAGGACCGGGCCCTGAACATACATATGCCCGTTGAACGACAGCATCCGCCCCAACAGTTCGCTGCGGAAGCCGGCCATGATGCTCATCACGCTGATCAGCACCGCCACGGCCAGCATGATGCCGACGAAGCTGATGATGGCGATCAGGGCGACCCCGCCCTCCTTGCGCTTGGCGCGCAGGTAGCGAAGGGCCAGTCCGATCTCCCAGGCGGAGAAGGGACCGGCAGGCTTTACGGCAGGCGGCGCGGGGGCCGTCGCGGCGTCGGTCATTTCGTCAGCAGCTCCAGGGCGGCGTCCAGCGGCAGGGTTTGCTTCTCGCCGGTGGCGCGGCGCTTCAGTTCGACCACGCCGTCAGCCAGACCCTTGGGACCGATGGTCAGCTGCCACGGCACGCCGATCAGGTCAGCGGTGGCGAACTTGCCGCCCGGACGCTCGTCGGTGTCGTCGTAGAGGACGTCCTTGCCCAAGGCTTCGAGTTTGGCCACGGCCTCTTCACAGGCGGCTGAGACGGCTTCGTCGTTGGCGCGCAGATTGATCACCACCACGTCGAACGGGGCGACAGAGTCGGGCCAAATGATGCCGCCCGCGTCGTGGCTGGCCTCGATGATGGCGCCCATCAGACGCGACACGCCGACGCCGTAGCTGCCCATGTGGACCTCGGTGTCCTGACCGTCGGGTCCAGCGACCTTGGCCTTCATCGGGGCCGAGTATTTTGTGCCGAAGTAGAAGATGTGGCCGACCTCGATGCCGCGCGCCGACAGGCGGTCGCCCTCGGCGGTCTGGGCCTCGAACTGGGCCGCGTCGTGCATTTCCTCAGTCGCGGCGTAGAGGGCCGTGCGCTCGTTGAAGACGCCTTCCAGCTGCTCGACGCTGAGGTTGTGGCCGGGCGCATCCATCTCGACTAGCTTGCGGTCGCAGAAGACCTCGCTCTCGCCGGTCTCGGCCAGGACGATGAACTCGTGGCTCAGGTCGCCGCCGATGGGGCCGGTGTCGGCGCGCATCGGCACCGCCTTCAGGCCCAGACGCGAGAAGGTGTTCAGGTAGGCGGCAAACATGCGCTTGTAGGCGATGCGGGCCGAGGCCTCGTCCAGATCGAAGGAATAGGCGTCCTTCATCAGGAACTCGCGGCCGCGCATGACGCCGAAGCGCGGACGGCGCTCGTCGCGGAACTTCCACTGGATGTGGAAGAGGTTCAGCGGCAGGGCCTTGTACGACTTCACATAGGCCCGGAAGATATCCGTGACCATTTCCTCGTTGGTCGGTCCGTACAGCAGCTCGCGCTCATGACGGTCGGTGATGCGCAGCATCTCGGGGCCATAGGCGTCGTAGCGGCCGCTCTCACGCCACAGGTCGGCCAGTTGCAGCGTCGGCATCAGCAGTTCGACCGCCCCTGCCCGCTCCTGCTCCTGACGCACAATCCCTTCGATCTTGCGCAGGACGCGCAGTCCCAGCGGCAGCCAGGCGTAGATGCCGGCGGCCTCCTGTTTGATCATCCCGGCGCGCAGCATCAGCTGGTGCGACACGATCTGGGCGTCGGAGGGGGCTTCTTTGAGGGTCGGCAGGAAAAAGCGCGACAGGCGCATGGGAGAATCTCTGCAAAATCAGTCTGGCCCGAGGTTAACCGGGCGAATGGGGCGAAAGCTAGAGCGCAGGTCCGCGGCTGAAGTCAGGCAGCGGCATCCACCCGGACCAGACGATGAAGACGATGACGGCCCAGACGATGGCCGACACCCAGGTCGTGGTGATGAATTTCTTCTTCAGCTGCGGATCAGCGGGTGCGCCCCACTGGCTGCCGTCGGTCGGCGGCGTCTCGGTCTGTTTCGACGAACCCAGCGGCAGGATGGTGAACAGCACGATCCACCAGGAGGTCAGATACAGCGCCACCAGGGTAAAGGGGCCAAGAGGCATCGAGCATTCCATCCATCAGTTCGTGCGCCCTCCGCATTCCGCCCG
Coding sequences within it:
- a CDS encoding ABC transporter ATP-binding protein: MNSPLNTTPTLRLRGITRTYPTASGGLTVLKGVDLDIMPGEVVGLIGPSGSGKSSLLHAAGLLERPTSGQVMIDGEDVGGLDERARTRLRLSRIGFVYQFHHLLPEFDARDNVALPMRIAGHSEAEARRRAEALLTSLGLGERFLHQPAQLSGGEQQRVAIARSLANSPRLLLADEPTGNLDPTNSHAVFESLRELAKTTGVAALIATHNMELAGHMDRVFALKDGHLEERAAEAQAY
- a CDS encoding lipoprotein-releasing ABC transporter permease subunit, translated to MTDAATAPAPPAVKPAGPFSAWEIGLALRYLRAKRKEGGVALIAIISFVGIMLAVAVLISVMSIMAGFRSELLGRMLSFNGHMYVQGPVLTSPDREAALKRISDVPGVVSVSPLTESPAMFRAGGQMTGGVVRGVRPQDLASTKFVYDSLTPEMRASFGQGAYGGDNILIGKALADQMGLSVGSALSIYSPTGADSAFGNLGGLEKTYRVGGIFSSGTADYDRAFIFMPLEQAQLFFGKDGLWDVIEMKVAEPDQVETLLTPVQQAAGPGSIVTDWRVRLAAFWGALKVERVAMSIILGLVVAIAAMNIISGIVMLVKNKTRDIAILRTVGASPSSILRIFFISGAAIGIGGTIAGLVLGLLFCLNIGAIQHFLEALLGVQLFNADVYMLDAIPALVDPWDVTWVAVFSFFMSCLASLPPSWNASRIDPVEALRFE
- a CDS encoding proline--tRNA ligase; the protein is MRLSRFFLPTLKEAPSDAQIVSHQLMLRAGMIKQEAAGIYAWLPLGLRVLRKIEGIVRQEQERAGAVELLMPTLQLADLWRESGRYDAYGPEMLRITDRHERELLYGPTNEEMVTDIFRAYVKSYKALPLNLFHIQWKFRDERRPRFGVMRGREFLMKDAYSFDLDEASARIAYKRMFAAYLNTFSRLGLKAVPMRADTGPIGGDLSHEFIVLAETGESEVFCDRKLVEMDAPGHNLSVEQLEGVFNERTALYAATEEMHDAAQFEAQTAEGDRLSARGIEVGHIFYFGTKYSAPMKAKVAGPDGQDTEVHMGSYGVGVSRLMGAIIEASHDAGGIIWPDSVAPFDVVVINLRANDEAVSAACEEAVAKLEALGKDVLYDDTDERPGGKFATADLIGVPWQLTIGPKGLADGVVELKRRATGEKQTLPLDAALELLTK
- a CDS encoding DUF1467 family protein, whose translation is MPLGPFTLVALYLTSWWIVLFTILPLGSSKQTETPPTDGSQWGAPADPQLKKKFITTTWVSAIVWAVIVFIVWSGWMPLPDFSRGPAL